TCTTGTGCAATTTGCTTTCAAAAACAAACCAATCTTTGTCAAAATGCAAGTACAAACACCACAATTGAATCTAGATTTTCCAGTTGCGTTGCATGTGGAAGATTTTTCTGCCACTTATGTATCTTGTATATCCGAAGCAGCAATCCATGTAGTCCAATAGCTGCTCATTTCCTAAGTGAAAAACTTATTTGTGCTTTGTGTCAACACTTGAGTGTTCAGCCAACTGACAAGTTTGCTCAGTTTATCCACGACTTTTGTTCTCTTTTACCATCAAATACTCCCCTAATCAAATTTGACAAGTATAATATGAAATGGAAGACGCCTTATGGTTCTGTCAGTGTTGTAGAATCTGGAGGGATCTTGGAATCCAGAAGAGAGGCCTACTGCCAGCTTGAAACTGGACAAAGCTTAGAAGTTACATGCTCATATGATaggaatatattttatgGCGAGATTGGGAACAAGCTTGGTTATTATACACAATTCGCAAAAAATGGAATGTTAAGAGTCTATGGCCCATTTGAGACTTATGATGAAGCTGGAAGAAGGTGGGATTTGGATGCTCTCAAATACTATGGGGCAGAGAAAGCAATGAGAAAGGCATTCTTTCCAAAACTTTTGACCTGGCTTTCTCTCCCTCAAACTTTACAAAGATACTTCCTTGCTCCTTGGATTGTATGGTCAATGGATAAAGACGAAAGTTGTCAGAAATCCCAAAAAAAAGTTGGACTTACAAATAATCCTATCACCAAAACATACGATGTTATAATCATTGGAGCTGGAGTTTCTGGTCTCAAATCTGCAGAAGCCCTACTTAACAAAGGACTCAGTGTTCTTGTGCTAGAAGCTCAAAATATTCCTTTTGGGCGAATTTCCAGTTACAGCCAATGGACAAATCATAAAAGAAGACTTTCCAGTGAAATTTGCTTTTATAGAGAAAAAAGAGATACTAGGGAGAGCTCCAGAGAAGCTGATaggaaaaagaataatgaCGAAAATGCGGAAGAACTGGTTAGCCAACTTTCCGAGGAAACAGTTTCCATAGCAAATGAACTCATCCGGCTTTCTCTCGAGTTACTTGAAGAAGTTGTGATTGACATGTTTCATCCTCTTTCAACAGTTCTTGAGCCTCCaatcaaagaatttatGTGTAAAAGTGGAAATGATTACTTTGAAAGAGTGAATCCAGCTAAATTGGTCCTTCAGAGAATTAAGGAATTTGGAGAAACTGTCAACTGGAGGTGGATTCTTATTAACTACTGTCTTCCACTTTCCTTGAAAAGgttaaatattaagaatCTCTCCAGTTTCTCAAAAAAGTACATAGAAAAGGCAACATGTGGTGACTATGGAGAGAatctattcaaaaatatcgAACAGTTCTACTGGGAAAGACTTCCAAGATTTGTAGGATTTGAAGAACTCCCATGGAGGGAGTACTGGTGTTACCCCAAAAACAACCTTGAAAGACTTAAATTCTCTGCAAGCATATTCCATCATATCCAACTGCAGAAAGAATCTATTATAGAAAGAAGCTTTGATGAGTGTGATCTTATTGACTGTGAACTCCAAAAGTTAATCCAAAACAACGAAATACTTAATAATACTCATTTTAATAGTCCAGTTTCTGATATACTATACAATAACGAGACAGATCAGGTTAACGTTAGAATTAGTAATGGAACATGGTTCAGTTCTTCATGCGTTATTTGTACTCTTCCTATTGGAGTTTTAAAAAAGAGTGTCCAGTCATCTGAGAATAATCCCGGGAATTCTAATAAAGTACAAGGAGCTCAATGCCAACTTTCTAATATATCTTCATTTAAGAACTCCATCAAATTTATCCCACCATTGCCTTATGAAACTATTAGGTCCATTAAGCTATTGGAAATGAACAGCTACACtgagttatttttaaaacttaatattaatccaATTCTTTCTAACTCAGGGTCTACTCCAAGTACAAATTGCAACGCAATCTCTAGTTCTCCATCATCTATCATCACAACCTCAAACTCCGTCAAATGCGAAAAGGAGTCGGATATATACTTTTCGAGACTTGCAGATAAAATACACCATCTAGACCATCCATGCATAACTATGTATACCCATAAAGATATCCCAAATACAATCATGTGCGGAATTACTCCTCCCTTAGCCGAAAAGATATGTCCTCAGATGGAATCAGAGTCTGATTCAACTCTAAACCCAGAATTCTTGAGTCCTCAGCAGCTCGCGAATATTTGTTTTGGGATacttaaagaaatttctCCAAAAGATCTCGAAATTGAGCTTTTGGACTTTTATGTCAAAAGCTGGAAAGATGACCCCTATTACTTAGGAAGCATTCCAATTCATTCCAGCAATAGTAAGGAGtccaatattaatcaattaatcAAACCACATTTTGAGGGGCATTTGTATTTCGCAGGGGATGGAACTACTGTTGATGGATTTGGTTCTATTCAAGGAGCTCTTTTAAGTGCTAAAAGAGTGACTACCCAAGTTTCCCAATTTCTatctaattaattaattaactgTTTCAACTTCTAATTATTGATCTCTTTTGGTCCTAAAACTAAAAATAGTAAGAATCCAACAAATAAAAAGGATAATTCAGAAACCTTAGAACTTTATTGatctattatttaatatttagtCAATAAATATACTTAAAGTCGAAAATATTGTCCAAATAGTATTTTTGATGATTatccaaaataattaaatatgaaCTCCAAGTATAACTATGAACTTGGAAAGGCTTATCATTCAACTTTCCAAGGTTGCAAATTTGAatacaataattaattaaggtaatttttattctatatataattatatcGAGGTAAGCTTTAATTAACTCACAAAAATAGTATTCCGAATCATAATACAGCTCCAACAGTCGGCTTTGCATTTCTCTTATCGGAATCCCTCCTCCTTTTGTCAGAAGAAACACCTTTTGTTAAAGATCTACGACTAGCTCGATTGTTCTGCTGaacattttcatcattaatcATTTCATTAAACCTTGAATGTAAATTTCTTGGAGATGGAAGAACAACTCTGCTATCCCACATAACATATTTAGATCTATCAATATCATCAAACCATGGATGTAAAAGAGCGTTTTTACAAGATATCCTTTTGTTTGGATTACAAACCAATAATTTGGATAGCAAATCAATTGCAGAAGCATCAGCTAGCTTACAAAGGTTTTTAAGATTTTCCTGTACATTGCACGTCCACACAGGGAAGTTCTTGTCAAAGTATTTGAGCTTACCAATCTCAGGCCAACTTTCCTCAGTTGGGGTTCCAAAATACCTAAAAATCCTCCAGACCATATCTATTTCGCATTCTCCTGGAAGAAGTGCGTGACCGCCTCTTAGTAGTTCTGCCATTATACACCCAACAGACCAGACATCTACAGAAGgagaatatttatcaatCCCCAATAAGATTTCTGGAGCTCTATACCACATAGTAAGAACATCATGGGTATACTCTGGTATTGGTAGTCTGCAGGCCCTAGCAAGGCCAAAATCACCAATTTTAAGAACGCCATCCATTCCCATAAGTACGTTTTGTGGCTTCAAATCACGATGCATTATATTGTGAGAATGGCAATATGCCATGCCATTCAATAGCTGAAACATTAATTCTTTAGCCCATGCGGTATGTTCTGCTATTGGATTCTTTAAATCAGGATATCTATCCCTCAATTGCTGAGTGTGAACTTTACAGTGTTTTTTCAAATCATTTGCACAGAGCTCAAAAACTCCCATTAATAATGGAGAGCCATCTGTTGGCCTGCTATAATGAACCTCATATAAGTCAACTATATTTGGATGGTTTAAAGTACGTAATATATCCAACTCACGAATAGAAGTGGCAGGAACCCCTTCATCCTCGTGCTCTTCAAGGTGAAATAGCTTTATTGCCACAAGGTGGGTGGGGTTGTTTTGGTCATAAGCTTTCACAACTCGCCCGTATGTTCCACTTCCTAAATCTTGCAAAACTACATAACTTGTtgtttttgatttaatcACCGTAGTTTGTTgcatttcttcaaattaaGTAATTAACCTTGTGATTTgtatttttcttaaatttaaactcatataaactattaaaaaaattaatctCTTCCTTCTGAGTAAGAGCCAAATGCCAATAAGTTAATCCTTTTCCTTATTTAGCCTGTCCACTTAATTTTGCCACAACATAAGCTTTCTCTTAATATGTAGAAGTTTTAGTATAGtttgatttcttttttacCTATATTgcgaaaaaaaataacaattcACACTGCCAGGAGGCGAACCAAAAACTCTTCTTCTGATAAATCCTCTTCCACTAATCAATATTTCACGTGGTGGTATCTGCCACATGTAAAAAAACATTACTAACACACTCTGCACACCCCACATTGCCCGCCCAATTCTTGCATGCACCTCACAAATTAATGTCGATAATCATTTTAATGAATGTTTTAGCAAATTAACaatttattggaattaattatagccactaaaaaatattattaagtaAAATAGTTTAATCTAAATGAGAAATATGGCCTGAGATTTAAGTCTGTTCAACATTTATTCtggaaaaaattattgttgGATGTAGCAGAGTAAATGGTAGAACTTAAATCGagtaatgaatattttctaaGAAAGTGAAATTATATGGTATGACATTTCGTGCACcatatttctattttctgTTCTTGTTACATCTTCATATCTcgttttaaaataattttttcccattttatttctttattatagTCAAAACTAAGGCGGGCACGTGTGGGTTATGTAATTTTTGTTCCACTAGCATGGAgggaaataattaaattttagtGTGGAAACAAAAATTGTCACTTATGAAAggaagaatttattaatatatattttttttccttacTTAGAGTTATTGCacattcttctttatttaattaaattaaaagagCTGAAAGATGCTGATGGTTTGACAGGTTTAAGTTTGCTAGCCattaattaacttttttgaGTAAGAATAAGTTAGACGGAGTATAATTtagctttttttttgtttacattaagaaaaaaatgagtcTAGAAAATACTCATTTAGCTGAGAGTTCTGTAGGGGAATTTTCTATTCTGAAATATGTAAAGAGCGAAACTCTGGTAAATTTGTGGTTAACAGCATATTTCgagaaaagaattaaaaagaaacaGCTGATGAgcattaatattgatgaaagCGTTCAAgaaatcatcaaaattaCAAATTCGGAAAATCAATGGATCCCACTGAGGATTTCATGTGGTTTATTAACGGGTGTAGTTAAACTTTTTTGCCATAAAGTTGAATATCTTGATAACAAATGTACAACAGTATTCACAAGAATGCAGAACTTCAGTAAAAACTTGCACAAcaatccaaataatttgaattctagcaagtttattaataagGAAGGATCAAATCCCAAAATAGATAGGCCTCAAAATCATTCGAAACAACTAAAAAGTGTAATAGACATTGAGGATATAAATCTAACTCTGAATATAAATGAGAATTCAATAGAACAGTTGGAAATGGTTCCATTATCCCAAGTAACTGAGAGGAGCGAGaatcaaaatttggaaCTGACTTTGAGTCAAAGAAGCGACCAGAATCTTTATCAAGCAGGTTCAATGCCAATTTTACTAGATATGGAATTTGATGATTTCATTAAcaatgaagaaaatgaagatgcAGATGTAGAAATGATGATAGAAGATAGATTGATAGTCAATGAGTCAGGAGTAGAGATTGATTTGGAGgcaaatatagaaaaacGCCGTGGTGCAAGTGTGGATTTTGGTGAAATCTTGGCTAATGGACTAGAGGAAATTGGCTCCATTGAAAGAGGAAAACTGTCCGAACATGGTAGTAATGGAGATTTACTagatattgataatagCCACGAATATAGAGGAAGTATTAATACATTTAGAGCATCTCCCATTTCCGGCTCAAATAGAGATAGCATCGGAGGATTTTCAGCTGTTTTGGATACGCTTGAAGATTCTGGAAATAGATTGAGTATTTCAGGAATTACTGAAAGTATTTTGGACAAAAACtcaatattaaacaatatTTCAGCTTTGAATCTTCcagaaatatcaaaatctgTCAAAGTTAGTGAAGCTTATAGCGGAAGAGTAGGaacaaaaagaatgaaagtAATCGAGATTGCTCAAGATATTGTACTTTCTTCTAGGCCATTGGAAAATAGAGATAAAAGTCTAAGTATTGCTTTCTCTAATAGTAAATCGGATGtaaagatattgaaaaatttaattaatttaagtAAGAATTCTGAAATGGGGGTTTTAGGCCTCAACAAGACACTTCCAATACGACTTTCTGACGGATTCCTCATGAGTTTTATAAGTAATGAAGGACATAGagttaaaaatatcaagaaaaaaaccATCCAGAAAAACAATAAGtctttatttatatctGAGTCTGTTAAAAGAACTTCAAATCCTTCAATAGAAGCATACTCTTCATTTGAAAGCCTTGAAGACCATGCTGAACAGGAAATCTATACAAATTCTGTTTACGAAGAACTAAATCCCGATGAAGAATTCCAAATTAATACTCCTGTAAGAGGCAAAAAGTCGCAATCTCAAGAAGACTTTGACGAAAAGGATGAATTAACCTTTACTCCTTGgacaaattattttggtACTGCgcaaagaaatattataaacTTATCCCCAAATACTTACTATGATgatgagaaaaaaattcaatcGCTATTTTCATCAAGAGAGGTAAAAACaatggaatatttaaattctaaGTTTTCAAAAAGTGATAACCTAACTTTTGATGAACTTGTAAAAGGTAGCGACGCTTCTGTAGTTGCTCCCATTTTCGTCCAAATACTACATTTAAAGTCAAAGTCTATGATAGATATTCAACAAGAAGAACCATTTGGTAAGATTAGTATTTTCCCAGTAGTAAATAATGCACATAAAATAATGTAATTAGCtcacaaaatattatagtAGACAATATTTTATAAGTTATGAAAAGTTTTAATAGCATGTCTagttatattattttcaaaaaaaaaaaaaaacgcCGTTTTTACATTTCattttaacttttttaatcattcaatttatattttgcCGGTATGCTTTACTGCGCATgcatattatttaaaaaaatatttactacATGCGCATGTATGTGGACAGGTCAAAAAGTTGCATGCAACaaatttcttaaaaaaacttaatTAGAGCAGATTAGTAAAAAAGAGTAGGGAGTATTTTCTAGAAAATATGAAGAAAACAAGGTTAGATTGGTTGATTGccttttttctattttttggGGTATCATTAATAGAGGGTAAGAACGATGGAGGTATATTAGAATCAATCTTAGGAACAACTTTGAAGGAATTAGAGAAATCCATAATTGATACTCAGGATTTGGGAGAATCTAATGATACAAAGAAGTTGAACGAAACTCAAATATTAAGTGATGCATATGAAGCAAATATCAATAAAGATAGAGATAATGTGCCAGCAGCAACATCTTCACTATCTAAAGCTTATAATCCATTAAAACTTggagaattatttatagtACCATTAACTTCAGCAATAGCtgataattattatcataGTTATGGTCCAGATGGAAgagatttatttttaccAGAAAATGGTATCAGAAGAGGAATAAATCATTGGCTATCAGATGGaaattcaataaagaaGGATATAGTTTACTTTACAGGAATTCTTTCTGAGCCCAGAACAGTTTCAGGGATTGTAATTAACTGGGCTTCTTCTCCAGGAGAAGTTCGTATTGATGTTTCAAAAGATGGATATACCTTTGAGCAGGCAGTAGATTGGACTACAAATAGATTACCATCGAAAGAATTTGAGCAAAAGctatatttcaaagaaaagcCAATTCGTATTAGTAGAGTTAGAATCGGGATGAGAAACCCAATTCACACCTTCTTCGGAATTAATTTCACAGGTTTGTTAGTTGTTGGTGCTCCAATTGTTCAATTAACAAGTGGTATAACATCAATGACGGAAGAATTCTGTTGGcaaattgaaaatggtgatatttattcaaaggGTGCAGAGCTCGTATTAGGAAGTTGTATTGAAGCTGTGGCATCTGGAGATAGTAGAGAAATCTTTGAATTCAATAGTAAGGGTCAATTATTTAACCCAGTAAGTAAGTTGTGTGTACGACTTAAAGACAATGTTGTAGGTGGAGGAGCTCTGGTTTTGGATGATTGTCGTAAAGCTAGTGATGGAAGTGGATTATTCGAATTAATGCCAAACAATCAGCTCAGATTAGCTAGAGGTGGAAATCTATGCTTAACAAGTCCAGGAGATAAGCCAGGAGTCGCGAATGTTGCATTAAACTCAGCAGCCAGTTCCACAAGTGTGGTTAGAACAGGTATTGAGAATGGTCCAGCAATGGCTGTTGATGGAAAGGATACATCATATTGGTTGTCAGATTCTTTAACTCCTGGTAAAGATTCTGCAAATGTTAACTTTTTGATTGATACCGGTTCAGTTACAAAACTTAAAGATATCTTTATTGAGTGGAAATATCCTGCCATTGactttaatattgatttaagTGAAAATGGAAAGGAATATCAAACCCAAGTTTCTgtgaataataatggatTAATGTCAACCACTTATTCATTAGAAGGAAAGAAAGCAAGATATGtcaaaattcaaatgaCAATTCCAAGCCAAGATGAGACAGGGAAATATGTGTATGGTATCAAACAGGTGAGAATATTCAGTAATACTATGAGAAGTGCTGTTGAGGATTGTAGTAGTGTTAAACAACATAATGATGGTAGAGACAAAATATTCCCACTCCCATATAATGGTGATAATTTTGCACCCGGATTATTGTTAAAGGCTCACGGAATTAGTGTAAAGAATAGATTAAATGAATTACAAGAGCTTTCTGGTAAGGTAACTTCAATATTACCAAATTTGGATGCATGTAGAAAGACTTCTGATGGAAGAGATAACACATTAAAGATGCAGGCAACCAAATTAGGATTTTTGTCAGAAAAATTGGAGAAATTAACTTCCGACTATAATCTCGAGTATAAGTTTACGAAGCCAGCTTTAGGAGGTTCCGAGTTATATCCAGGGGAAGATTGTGTTGCTATTAAGAATGATAAGACTCAGGAAGCCATTAGTGGTTTTTATTATGTTAGACCATTCTGTTCAACCAAACCATTGAGAGTTTACTGTGATATGAACACTGGAAATACAATCTATCCAATGGAAATGAGTGTTCATTCTTCCAGAGCAGCTTCTTCAGCATGTGCAACTGTTGGATTAAAACCATTATTGTTAAGGGACAAAAAGGAATCTGTTGTAGGTATTAAGAAGATGTTGAATATGatgaatattaatgataatagaAGAGTTATTCCTTTGACTCACGACTTTGGTTGTGATAATCCTAAAGGATGCAATTCACAATTTACACAGTTAGGCAGTGGTGTTGAAGAATTTGTTGCTGCATCTCCTCAGGCAGCAGCTTCAAACTCTACATCTGGAGCACTTCCAGAACTGGTTCTTTGCAGTACAAATACCAATTTGAAGCATGAAAGCAATGCAATTTCCTTGTCTTGTGAAAGCAGATTCTCTGATATGAAGGTATTTAAATCATCTCCTCTCTTAACTTCAATTCTAGTCAAGTGTCCAACGTCATGCAATCCAGAAAATGGAGGAGTCGTAATAGGTTCTGATGTATACAGAGATGATAGCAGCATTTGTTTGGCAGCAATGCATGCTAATACTCTCAATAGATCAACTGGACTTGCTCAAATTACTCCAATTGAAGGGTTGGAAAGCTATGGAGCATCCATTAAAAATGGTATTTCTAGTGTTGCTTATACTGGAAAGCGTTGGAAGAAGAGTTTCGTAACTTCCAAATACGAAGGATTATGTCCAAGTGATAGTAGTCTTTCAATGTTAATTTCATTTGTAGAATTGGAAAATAAAGGAAATGAAAATGTTAACATTACCAGCAACTATACAATGCCTCAAGCAAAATCTCTTGGAATGGGAGTAGCTGTGGATACTTTTGAAGCAATCAATATGATGGAACGTTATATGGATAACATTGGTGGTATTACTTATTCTCCAGCAATGAAAGAGTCTATTGGTGGTAGCCAAGTTTTGGTTTCAAAGGTTAGAAGTCAGTTAAAACCAACTCAAATTATGGATTACCATACAAGAACTTCAGCTGATGATATGTTGGTAAGATTGCATACTGTCTCAAGTGTATTATACTATCATATGGAAGAAATCTTGGAGACAATTGTAGAACAGGAAGATCTATTAAACAAAGTTCGTGAACTGAAATCAACTCAAACAGGATTTGACAGCTTTAAGATGCCAATTAGTGATTTTATTCAGTTTGGTAAGATCTTCGAATCTTGGGATACTCCAGGATTAGTTAATGGAGTTGGAAACTGGAGAATTCTTTATGAACCAATTGGTGGAGGAGGAAGAAGTGGAGTTTTGGGTCAGACAAGTTCAGTTGGTCCAAATCTCCCTGATAGAACTGTAGCTATTGGATCCTTCTCAAGAATCAAGTATAAGAAATTCTATGATATTGATTATCATGTGGATGTTTATGTTGATAGTTACGAAGGTTCTTTTGGTTTAGCATTCAGAATGCAAAACTTCGAGAGATACTATCTTTTAGAGATTAATCAGAATAAAAATGGTGGATTTAAGAGACTGATTAGAGTTATGGATGGGCAGAAGAGTATATTATCCACTAAGTATGATGGTGGATATGTTACAGGTTCATGGCACCATGTCAGAATTCTTTTAACTGGCTCAAGAATTCAGATCTGGGTAGGAACCGAAGCTAACTCAGTACAAggagaaaataagaaatacTCAAGTCCAGTTAAAGTTTTCGATCTATATGACAGTACATTATTGTCAGGGTCTGTTGGATTCTTCTCGAGTGGAATTAAAGGAGGAGGAGTATactttgataatattaatattgaagctAAACCATGTACACAACCaacaataatatcatcattaCTAAGGCCAAGCGCACCTCCAACAGCTCCAGTTTGTAGCAGCTACAAGTCTGGCTCCTTTGGAGGAGTACATAATGAATTTATGTTTGTAGATCCAGAATTGTCCAATGATGGTCCTTCAAACTGGGAGTTCCGTTCAAATGTTGGAGGATTACAAACCAGATCATTGATCCAAACTAGTAATATTCACAGTATTAGCTCTGATAATATTGGTACTCATGCCATTTTGGGTGGAAATCGTCAATGTAACTCTGgagtatttgaatattcatTCTTCCCACAATGTCCAAATGGTATTATTGGTGGAATTATTCACTATGAATCAGAGTCAAACTATGTAATCTTTGAAATGGGATCATATTATTCCAGAATCAGAGCTATCAAGGATGGTGTAATTAAGACTATAGCATCTAATGTATTTGTTGGATACCAGGTTGGAGTTtggaataatattgaaatccAATTTGGTACTCTTGGAACAAAGATCCTTGCAAGTACCAATAACTATGGTAAGACACAATTATTGTACTCTGGTTCTCCATTGGGTATCCATGATGGTTCTGTTGGTCTCTCATCTTTCAGATGTCCAGGTGTTGCTTTCCAGACTATACAATTGAAGCCTTTGTCAACAATGAAAAGTATCTCAGGTTTATTTGTTGAAAAAGattcatcatcaaataCAAAAGAAGAAACCAAGACTCAGGATGGAAAGAATCttactactactacttCTGAATTCAATTTGGATAGTGAAATGACTTGTCAAGCTGATCACACTACTTTGAGAAAGAAGGACTGTGAGAAGCTTTCAGGGGGAAAACAATGTGAGACAAATTATTGTTCATACTGTTGTGAAAATAGTGCAAATAGAACAACAAAAGAACAATTAAAGTGTAAGCAGGAATGCCACAAAAAAGATGTTATGGATGAGCAGAGCAAAAAGGTATTAAAGAAACTTGGAGATTGTCACAGTGAAGATGCTATCAAATTATATTCTGATAAGTGTAATTTCACTGAAAGAAAAGGTCAATTCAGCATTAGTATGCTCAATGATGAATGGACTAAACAATTCGTATGCTTTGTAGATATGTGTCAGATGTGTTGCAATACTCAGCCTATGGATGGAGTCACAGAAGATTCCAAAGCTGACGAGGCATCACTATCAGAATGTTACTTACAATGTATTTTACAAGATTATAAAACAATGTCAATATCTAAAAGCAGgaaataaacaaattaattttatataaaatataactttcaataaatatatatatatatataataataataataataataaagaatgaGAAGACAAAAAGGAGGAAGTTCTGAAATAGAAAATCTCCAAAAACCTTAACATTCAACATCCAAGTGTTTGTCTTTGAGGATGAAACCACTCGGTGGAGGAGCATTACAGGAAGATTTGAGATCACTCAAAATAGCCTCAAGTTGTTTGCATTGACCTTTAATCGGAAAGGGATTTCCCTCTATTAATGTATATATTTGAGGTAATTTGAATCTCAGAAtataatcaataattttcatGAATTGATTCTTGAATtgagaaaagaagaaatgaGGAACGATTTGTGTTACAGCTAATACGacaaatacaaataatctATGAGGGGAGTTTTTATTTAGTAACTTTACAAGCCATAACCATATTTTACCAAAGTTTCCTCTCAGAATATTGATTGATAAGTAAAACCGAACTATTGAATTCAATctttttccaaaattttcttcagtttcattttcttttttattcaaatcttCAAGATTACTTGAGTATAATACCCGACACTCTGTAAGCATTAGGCCTTCAAGAAATgcttcaaattcatcattttcatccAGAATATAAACACAGGAATATGCATAGCTCCAAACTGAGTCAGGGAAAGCAGAGATCTGAGTCCAACATTGATCTATAAATAGGGATGCTGCCATATATAATCCATAGCTATACATTGGGGATTGAGTGTCAGAGGAAGTAATAGAAGTTGAAGAGGATCTTAGACCAGAAAGTAACTCCTTGATTCTCttagaagaagataaaATCTGTTGATGTGTGGATGATATTTGGTTAATCGAAAGTTGAATAGTCTTCTTTACATTCATCCTCGTAGACTTTATTGAGCTTTCTGTacttgaaataatttcctTATATTCACTGGAGTTCTGATAATTACTAATCTTTTCAATGTAGGCTTTTCCTTGTGTTTCAAAATTCGCTTCATTTTTGGGGTAATCTTGACTTAgattaaattcttttctttttgctTCCTCTTGAGCTTTTTgtctttcttcttcttgctccttttctttctttagCCTTAACTCCTCCTGTTCCTTTTTGAGCCTTAATTCCTCCTGctccttttctttcttcagTCTTAGTTCTTCCTGTTCCTTCTTTAGTCTTAATTCTTCTTGTTCTCTCTTTTCTCgttc
This Cryptosporidium parvum Iowa II chromosome 7, whole genome shotgun sequence DNA region includes the following protein-coding sequences:
- a CDS encoding CpCCP2; extracellular protein with a signal peptide, ricin, discoidin, NEC, LCCL, 2 levanase and an apicomplexan-specific cysteine-rich repeat (apicA repeat) — translated: MKKTRLDWLIAFFLFFGVSLIEGKNDGGILESILGTTLKELEKSIIDTQDLGESNDTKKLNETQILSDAYEANINKDRDNVPAATSSLSKAYNPLKLGELFIVPLTSAIADNYYHSYGPDGRDLFLPENGIRRGINHWLSDGNSIKKDIVYFTGILSEPRTVSGIVINWASSPGEVRIDVSKDGYTFEQAVDWTTNRLPSKEFEQKLYFKEKPIRISRVRIGMRNPIHTFFGINFTGLLVVGAPIVQLTSGITSMTEEFCWQIENGDIYSKGAELVLGSCIEAVASGDSREIFEFNSKGQLFNPVSKLCVRLKDNVVGGGALVLDDCRKASDGSGLFELMPNNQLRLARGGNLCLTSPGDKPGVANVALNSAASSTSVVRTGIENGPAMAVDGKDTSYWLSDSLTPGKDSANVNFLIDTGSVTKLKDIFIEWKYPAIDFNIDLSENGKEYQTQVSVNNNGLMSTTYSLEGKKARYVKIQMTIPSQDETGKYVYGIKQVRIFSNTMRSAVEDCSSVKQHNDGRDKIFPLPYNGDNFAPGLLLKAHGISVKNRLNELQELSGKVTSILPNLDACRKTSDGRDNTLKMQATKLGFLSEKLEKLTSDYNLEYKFTKPALGGSELYPGEDCVAIKNDKTQEAISGFYYVRPFCSTKPLRVYCDMNTGNTIYPMEMSVHSSRAASSACATVGLKPLLLRDKKESVVGIKKMLNMMNINDNRRVIPLTHDFGCDNPKGCNSQFTQLGSGVEEFVAASPQAAASNSTSGALPELVLCSTNTNLKHESNAISLSCESRFSDMKVFKSSPLLTSILVKCPTSCNPENGGVVIGSDVYRDDSSICLAAMHANTLNRSTGLAQITPIEGLESYGASIKNGISSVAYTGKRWKKSFVTSKYEGLCPSDSSLSMLISFVELENKGNENVNITSNYTMPQAKSLGMGVAVDTFEAINMMERYMDNIGGITYSPAMKESIGGSQVLVSKVRSQLKPTQIMDYHTRTSADDMLVRLHTVSSVLYYHMEEILETIVEQEDLLNKVRELKSTQTGFDSFKMPISDFIQFGKIFESWDTPGLVNGVGNWRILYEPIGGGGRSGVLGQTSSVGPNLPDRTVAIGSFSRIKYKKFYDIDYHVDVYVDSYEGSFGLAFRMQNFERYYLLEINQNKNGGFKRLIRVMDGQKSILSTKYDGGYVTGSWHHVRILLTGSRIQIWVGTEANSVQGENKKYSSPVKVFDLYDSTLLSGSVGFFSSGIKGGGVYFDNINIEAKPCTQPTIISSLLRPSAPPTAPVCSSYKSGSFGGVHNEFMFVDPELSNDGPSNWEFRSNVGGLQTRSLIQTSNIHSISSDNIGTHAILGGNRQCNSGVFEYSFFPQCPNGIIGGIIHYESESNYVIFEMGSYYSRIRAIKDGVIKTIASNVFVGYQVGVWNNIEIQFGTLGTKILASTNNYGKTQLLYSGSPLGIHDGSVGLSSFRCPGVAFQTIQLKPLSTMKSISGLFVEKDSSSNTKEETKTQDGKNLTTTTSEFNLDSEMTCQADHTTLRKKDCEKLSGGKQCETNYCSYCCENSANRTTKEQLKCKQECHKKDVMDEQSKKVLKKLGDCHSEDAIKLYSDKCNFTERKGQFSISMLNDEWTKQFVCFVDMCQMCCNTQPMDGVTEDSKADEASLSECYLQCILQDYKTMSISKSRK
- a CDS encoding hypothetical protein (similar to Gle1l protein, nuclear-export-signal (NES)-containing protein/polyadenylated-RNA export factor), yielding MDGEKLSQDLNYLVFSWESKYVRNDKVLKEKITPIKEHNWNSEKAEQDEDIVSPIINRHIQEIEEEIQRINKENEDKRRKEEEERKIKERKEREKREQEELRLKKEQEELRLKKEKEQEELRLKKEQEELRLKKEKEQEEERQKAQEEAKRKEFNLSQDYPKNEANFETQGKAYIEKISNYQNSSEYKEIISSTESSIKSTRMNVKKTIQLSINQISSTHQQILSSSKRIKELLSGLRSSSTSITSSDTQSPMYSYGLYMAASLFIDQCWTQISAFPDSVWSYAYSCVYILDENDEFEAFLEGLMLTECRVLYSSNLEDLNKKENETEENFGKRLNSIVRFYLSINILRGNFGKIWLWLVKLLNKNSPHRLFVFVVLAVTQIVPHFFFSQFKNQFMKIIDYILRFKLPQIYTLIEGNPFPIKGQCKQLEAILSDLKSSCNAPPPSGFILKDKHLDVEC